One Intestinimonas butyriciproducens genomic window, CTGCGTGGCCACCAACCTGGCCTGCGCCACCCCGGTCGGCACCCCCGCCTGCACCCAAACTCTCCCGGCTGGCTATAAATATATGGACTACATGAAGATCGGCGGTCCGCTGTGTATCATTTTGATCATTGCGGCGGCAGTCCTCTGTCCGATCATGTATACCTTCTGATCGGAAGATTTCAAAAGGCTTCCCTTCTGCGTCACGTCTGTTCCGTTCTATTTCTATGACTTATGAGACTTTGATACTTGAGACGGCTTTCCCATCCAGAGCGCTCCCTGCCTCCGAGGAGGCGGGGGCGCTCTTTTTATCGGGAAAGCAAAACCGCGGCGATCCCTTATCGGGGACCGCCGCGGCAAGTCATTTTTGCAGGGGCTGATTTTCCGCCCAGCCGCGGGTGCGCCCCACGGCCCGGTGCCAGTCCCGGAGCAGCGCCTGACGGCGTGCCTCGGGGAGATCGGGGGTAAAAGTGACATCGCACTTCCAGAGTCCGCGGATCTCCTCCCGGTCCCGCCATACCCCGGTGGCCAGCCCCGCCAGATAAGCGCATCCGAGGGCTGTGGTTTCGCGGATCATGGGGCGGCGGACCTCGCGGCGGAGGATATCTGCCTGGAACTGCATCAGAAAATGATCCCGGCTGGCCCCACCGTCCGCCCGGAGACCGGAGAGCGGGATGCCGGTGTCCCGCTCCATTGCGCCCACCAGGTCGGCCACCTGGTAGGCGATGGATTCCTGGGCGGCGCGGATGATATGCTCCCGACGGGTCCCGCGGGTCAGGCCCACGATGGCGCCCCGGGCGTACATGTCCCAATAGGGCGCGCCCAGGCCGGTAAAGGCCGGGACCAAATAGACCCCGCCGGTGTCCGGGACCTTCTGGGCATAGTATTCCGCGTCCCGGCTCTCAGTGAGAAAGCGCATCTCATCCCGCAGCCACTGGATGACCGCCCCACCCACAAAAACGGAGCCCTCCAGCGCGTACTGGACCCGACCTCCCAGGCCCACGGCGATGGTGGTGATGAGACCGTTCCGGCTCTCGCAGGGCCGGTCGCCGGTGTTCATGAGGAGAAAGCAGCCGGTGCCGTAGGTGTTCTTGGCATCCCCCATGTCAAAACAGGTCTGGCCGAAGAGCGCGGCCTGCTGATCTCCGGCGATACCCGCGATGGGGACCTTGGTCCCGGCAATATCGGTGTAACCGTAAATGGAGCTGGAGTCCCTCACCTCGGGTAGCATGGCCTTTGGGATGTCCAGTGCCTCCAGCAAATCGTCGTCCCACCGGAGACGGTGGATGTCATAGAGCATGGTGCGGGAGGCGTTGGTGTAATCGGTGATATGGACGGCTCCCCCGGTGAGCTTCCAGAGAAGCCAGGTGTCCACGGTGCCGAAAAGAAGCTCCCCCTTTTCCGCACGCGCGCGGGCCCCCTCCACGTGGTCCAGAATCCAAGCGATTTTGGTGGCGGAGAAATAGGCGTCGGGCACCAGGCCGGTCGTCCTGCGGATGTGCGCCTCCAGACCGTCGGCCAGGAGGCGGTCTACGATCGGCGCGGTGCGGCGGCACTGCCAGACGATGGCGTGATAGACGGGCCGCCCCGTGGCCTTCTCCCAGATAATGGTGGTCTCCCGCTGATTGGTAATGCCGATGGCGGCGATCTCCGCAGGGGAGACGCCAGTCTGCGCGATGAGCTCCATCATCACCGCGTACTGGGAGGACCAGATCTCCATGGGATCGTGCTCCACCCAGCCCTCATGGGGGTAGTGCTGGGTGAACTCCTTCTGCGCGCTTCCCACGATGTTCTGTTCGCTGTCGAAGAGAATGGCCCTGGAGCTGGTGGTGCCCTGGTCAAGCGCCAGGAGATAGCTGCCCGTCATGATTGGAACCTCCTTGTGTCACATATCCCGCGTGGCGATAAAATTTCGCCCCGTGCCGCAGATGTTTTCCAGGACCACCTGTCCCGTTTGGATAGGTGCGGAGAGGGTCACGCCGTTGAGCGCCTGAACGGCGGCAAAGACCAGTGATTTTGGAATGGGACCGTCCGTCTTGACCGGGCAGCGCCGATGGGCCGCCCCTGTGATGCCCACGGTGGAGGAGACGCTCCGGATCGGGCGGGTGAGCTCGGTCTTTCCATATTCTATCCCCCGTGGACACTGGTTACCCGTCACGGCGTAGCCGTTCTTTTCGTCCACCTGGAGGCGGCAGCCCTTGGGGCAGAGGATGCAGGTGAGTTCGGTCATGGCGTGTCCTCCTCTACGGAAATGGTCAGGTCGCCGCAGCACTGCTCCAGCAGCGCCCGGGGCAGGACCAGACGCTCCATCTCGCCGGGGGAGAGCCTTCTGCGGCGATAGCGGGCCACAGTACGGCCGCCGGAACACACGGCCAGGTGGCAGGGGCCGTATACTCCGGAGGGGCGGAGAAAGAGGTCGCAGAATTTCTCCACCCGTTCAGGCCGCAGGCGCTGCGGCGCGATGGAGCCGACGCCCTCGCCGCATGTTACCCGCCATATGGGCGTTTCGTCGGGGAAAGGGGAGAGGACGTACCGAGCCGCCGCAGCGCCGGCCTTCCGGCTCTCAGCGGTGACATGGTCCACCAGATCGTGGACATGGGCCACATTGCCGCAGGCGAAGACCCCGGGCAGGGAGGTCTCCATGTCCTCGAAAACAACGGCACCGCGGGTGCGGGGGTCCAGCTCGATACCCGCCTGCCGGGTGAGCTCATTTTCCGGAATGAGCCCCACGGACAAAAGGACCGTATCACAGGAGAGGGTCCGTTCCGTACCGGGGATGGGGCTCCGGTCGGCGTCCACCTGGGCTATGACGACCGATTCCACCCGCCTTTCCCCGCGGATCTCGGTGATGGTGTGAGAGAGATAGAGCGGGATGTTGAAATCCTGAAGGCACTGGACGATATTCCGCTGGAGGCCGGAGGAGTAGGGCATGGCCTCAACGCAGCACAGAACTTTGGCCCCCTCCAGGGTGAGCCGCCGGGCCATGATGAGGCCGATGTCGCCGCTGCCCAGAATGACCACGCGGCGGCCGGGGAGGTAGCCCTCGATGTTGACATACCGCTGCGCCGCTCCGGCGGTGAGGACGCCGGCGGGGCGGGTGCCCGGGATGGAGAGGGCGCCGCGGGTCCGCTCCCGGCAGCCCATGGCCAGAATCACGCTCCCGGCCTCTTCCACGCGATAGCCCAGCGCGGGGCTCACCATGTGGACCCGCCGCTCTTGTGTGAGTTCCAGAACCGTGGTGTCCGTCCACAGCTCCACCCCGGTTTCGGAGAGCATCCGGAGAAAACGCCCGGCATACTCCGGACCGGTGAGCTCCTCCTTGAAATAGTGAAGGCCGAAGCCGCTGTGGATGCACTGGTTCAGGATGCCGCCCGGCTCCCGGTCCCTCTCCACCACTAAGATGCGCGAAAGGCCCTCTTCCCAGGCGCTGTGGGCGGCGGCCAGCCCGGCGGGGCCGCCGCCGATGACAATGAGGTCATACATGGGCAGGTCCTCCCTTCGTCTCCCCGGCCAAAAGCCAGGTGCCCGCCCCCTCCTGGAGGATACGGGTGGCGGGAATGCCCAGCGCATCGCTCAGAAGCTCTACCAGCCTGGGCGCGCAGAAGCCGCCCTGGCAGCGCCCCATTCCAGTATTGGTCCTGCGCTTGAGCCCGTCCAGGGAGCGGGGGGGAATGGGGGCGCGGAGGGCGTCCAAAATCTCCCCCTCGGTGACGGTCTCGCACCGGCAGATCACGCGACCGTATTCCGGGCGCTGCCGCACCAGCGCGGTCTTCGCCTCCGGGGAGAGGGTATGGAAGCGCAGGCGCTTCCGCTCGCAGATGAAATCGGGCTTGAGGCGCAGGGGAAGGCCGGCGGCGCCCAATAGCTCCACCGCGTACTCCGCGACGGCGGGCGCGGCGGTGAGACCGGGAGAGCAGATGCCGGCCAGATCAAAGAAGCCGGGGGCGCCTTCCGCCTCGCGGATGAGGAAATCTCCGCCTTCGGCCACGGCCCGCACCCCGGCGAAGCTGCGGATGTCCTCCTGAAAACAGATGGAGGGAATCGAGCGGAGGGCCTTTTCCCGGACGTAGGCCAGCCCCTGGGAGGTGGTGGCAGTATCCCCGCCCTCTACCGGCTCGGCGTTAGGGCCCACGATCAAATTCCCATGGACGGTGGGGGCCACCAGCACGCCCTTGCCCTGAGGGCCGGGACATGGAAAGACCACGTGAGAGACCCGGCTCCCCTCCGATTTGTCCAGCAGGTGGTACTGCCCCCGGACGCCCCGCAGCGTAAAGGCGTGGGGCGCGGCCAGATCGTGGAGCCGGTCCGCCTGGAGGCCGGCGGCGTTGAGGACGCAGCGGGCCTCATAGCTACCGGAGGCGGTCTCCAGCCGCCAGCCGCCACCCACCCGCCGGATGGCGGTGACGCCGGAGCTCAGATGGACCTGGACTCCGTTGCGTACGGCGGTCTCTGCCAGGGCCAGGCAGTATTCCCAGGGGGAGCAGATGGCGGCGGTGGGGGCATGGAGCGCGGCGATGACCTGGGGGCTCAGGCTGGGCTCCAGGGCGCGGGCGGTGGAGCCGTCCAGCAGCTCCAGGCCGGGAACTCCATTGCGCAGGCCCCGGGCATAGAGCGCCTCCAGCGCGGCGCGCTCCCCTGCGTGGAAGGCGATCACCAGGGAGCCTGTGGGCCGATAGGGAACGTCCAGCTTGCGGCACAGCTCTCGGGCCAGCGCGGCGCCGCGGACGTTGCAGCGGGCCATGAGGGAGCCGGGCTCCGGGTCATACCCGGCATGGAGAATGGCGGAGTTGGCCTTGGTGGCGCCGCAGGCCACATCGTTCTCCCGCTCCAGCACCGCTACGGACAACCGATATTTGGACAGCTCATAGGCCGTTGCGGCGCCGGTGATGCCGCAGCCAATGAGGATGACATCGAACATGGGGGGACCTCCCATCTTAGTAAAGAAACGGCGGCCGACACTGCGGGAAGGGCAATGCGGCTGTCTCTGCCATTCGGCTGCGGGAGCAGGACGAATGGATGCGCACGGTTTTCCTTGCCTGTCCCGCCCTGCCGTGGTATAGTGGTGGCACAAAACACAAAAGGGAAGGCGGCGCGAGCATGTATCGGACGGAAGTAAAGGTAGCCGCTCTGCCGGTGGCGGAGTGGATGAAAAGATACTGTTTTCCTGGGCGGTTTTTGGATTCCTGTAAGCAGTGCCCGGACTATGGCCGGGTGTGGTCCTGTCCGCCCGGCGTGCCGGAGGCCGGAGATTATCTGGGGGCCTATCGCATGGCACACATCATCGGGGTGAAGGTCCTCTATGATGACGGAGAACGGGCAAGAGCCCTCCGCTCCCCTAAGGAGGCCGAGACGGTGCGCCAGGAGACCTACGGCGTGGTGAAAAAGGCCCTGCTGGAGGCCCTGCTGGCCTTTGAGCGCGTCAGCCCGGGCGCTGTCACGGTGGCGGCGGGCCGCTGCGAGCAGTGCGAGGTCTGCACCCGCCTCCAGGACCTGCCCTGCCGACGCCCGGAACGGATGCGCTATTCCTTCTCCGCCTTTGGATTCGATCTCACCGCGTTGGCGAAGGAGCAGCTCGGCATGGATCTGCTGTGGGCTGGTGAGGGGCTCCCGGAGTACAATGTGGCGATCGCCGCCTTTTTGACGAGGTGAGCGTGTGGGCATTGAACTGGAGCAGAAATATGTGGTGGACTCCCAGCGGCCCTGGCAGGTACAGGCGGAGCTCCTCTCCCTTCTGAACCGGGCGGGGTACGAGGTGCGCCTCCTGGGAGAAACGCCCCAGGAGGACGTCTATTACGATACGCCGGAGGACGACTTCCTGCTGACCGGCGGTTCTCTTCGGGTCCGCAGGAGGGGGGAGCGGCGGGTCCTCACGCTCAAAACGCCTGTGGGGCAAACTCCGCAGACTGGCGCCTTTGCCCGGCGTGAGGAGGAGCTGGAGCTCTCATCGGATGCACTTCCGGCGGACTTTCTGCGGGAGCGCCTGCCGGAGCTGGACCCGGACGCGCTGCGGCCGGCGGCGCAGGTGGAGAATCTGCGGCGGACCTATGAGGTAAAGGGGCCGGTCGGATGCCGATTTGAACTGGCCTTTGATGATGTGATCTTCCGGGACGCCGGAACAGGGGAGACCGCCCGGGAACGGCAGGTGGAGATCGAACGGCTGGAGGGAACGGAGGCGGACCTGGCTCGTTTGGTGCGGGAGACCGCCGGACGGGTCACGGCGTTGCGGGGCGTCACGGACTCTAAATACCAGCGCGCCAGAAAGCGCGCGGGGCCTGAGGGCAGACGCGGTCAAGACAAAAGGACTCCGCCGGGATAAAGCACGGCGGAGTCCTTTTTATCGCCTTTTCAGAGGTCTTTGACCATGATGTTTTCATGGACTCCGGGCACGATGGCGTCGGGCACATAGCCCACCTTTTGATAACCCATGGACTGGTAGAGCGCTTTGGCCCGGGGATTGAAGTGACTCACCATAAGGGAGGCCTTCCGGTACCCCATGGCACGGGAGACGCCCTCAAAGGTCCGCAGCAGCACATGGCCCACACCCATGCCACGGAACGACTTTTTTACCCCGAGAAGGGCCAGATAGGGAAAAACATCAAAAAAGCCCGTCATCTCCATCCACATGACGCCCGCCACCTCATTCCGAGAAGTGACGGCCAGCCACAGCTCCCCTTTCTCCACGGCCGTGGCCAGCATACCCTCCAGCCTGCCCTCCGCAGTGAAATAATGGTCGTAGAGAGCGCTGTCCAGAAAGACCTCACGGCACTCCGCAAGGCGGCTTGGGTCCGCCTTCACAATGGTCACATTCATGGCATGCTCCATTTCCGCCCTTAAAAATAGGTGAGATTTTTCGGCTTGACGCTCCAGCCGATGGCCCTCTGGATATCCTCGGCGTAGCTGGGATCGGAGAGGGTCATGCGGTCGTAGGCGAGAAACTCGCGCAGCGGAATGGCGCCCATGACCAGAGAGGAGAGGTCGGCGATCTGGGTTGAGAGGGTCACGTCGGGCGTGCCCGTCTCCGTCAGCGTTACCGTGCCGCCGGTTACCTCCAGGAGGAAGGTGCCGTTATTGTGCTCCAGGAAGGTGTCCCGCACCTGGAGCGCCAGGGTAAAGGGGCGGGATACGGGGACTTCGCAGTGGGTCTGGACGGAAAAATACTGCCTGATGTCGAAGATACGTACCATATAGCCCATAGTTTTCCGGCCGATCTCGTGGATACAGCCGTCGTGGGCGCGATTTTCTCCCGTGTCGGGGTTTTTGAACATGACATGGAGATATTCGTCAGGGCTGAGGATGCGGACCCGTTCGATCTGATCCACCTGAGAGGCGAAAAAGGTCATGAACTGCTTGAGGGTCTCGGCGTCCTCATAGATCATCTCACGGACCATAAGATCATGGTACATATCGGTGTAGTGATCCACGTCCACAAATTCGAAGGTGAGATAACCGGTGATGCGCCCGTCCCTGCGGCAGATCACCACGTAGGGCATGTCGAAGATGCGGTGCGGGTCCATAAAATGGTGGACCGTGGCGCCGTTGGTCCTCTCGGCATAAGCCCGGTAGAATCGAAGGATATCCTCCTTGTCGTCGGGACCGGCGAAGGAGAGGCCGGACTTGTCCCCGAAGGAACGGATCATGCTGGGCCGGGGCTGGTAGAGAATGTTCTCGTTGCAGTAGCCGTAGCCCATCTTGCGGTAAAACGAAGGCATGAAGGGATGCAGACAGCCGATGGCTGTACCTAGCTTCTGGTAATAGCCCATGAGGACGCGGAGCATGGTCATAGCCGTATGCTCCTTCTTCCGCAGGAAGTTGGTGGACACATAGGCCGCCGCGCCCATAGGCATCATCACGCCTCTGACGTTGAGGGTGAAATCCATCATCAGGATGGAACCGACCAGGGTCCCATCGTCGTCAAAACAGCCGAGGTAGCGCCCCTCGTCCGGCTGGTACAGCTCGCTTTCCATATTCCTGAGCAGCGCGTCCGGAGTCTTGGACGGGAACGAGGAGACCACGTTCCGGGCCAACTGCGCCGCCTCGGAGGGGAGAACGAACCTGATTTCCATTGACACACTCCTTTTGGTTGCTGGTTGCGTCGGGGAATATTCTGTTGTTATGGAGGCCGGCTGGACGGCCTCCGCGCACCTGCTTTGACCCCTCTATTATGTCAGCGTTTTGCCCGGATGTCAAACCGTTTTTTGTGAAAGTGTGGTAAAAGCTGGGATGGGGAAGAAAAAATCTTGACAAATGACCTAATGCGGCGTAAAATTCCTATAGTTAACATCTGCGTACGAGGCTAGTACGGGATGTCACGGTGAGAGCGGATGCGGGGCAGCGTCCTGAACGAGAGTACGTTCAGGGCGTTTTTTGTTTGCCTAAGTACCGCGTGAAAGTGCAGGAGCACGGAACAGGATAAGGAGCGTGAGATATGAACTCCTTCAGCGTACGCACCAAAATCATGGAAGGCGGCGGGCTGGAGACTCTGGCCCCAAAGCTCCACAAGGTCTTTATTGTCACAGACGGCTTTATGGCCTCCAGCGGGAAGGTGAGTTATATCACCGAGAAGTTGGACCGGGCGGGCGCAGAATATCGCGTGTTCGACCAGGTCAAGGCAGACCCGGATATCGGTACGGTGACAAAAGGCGTGGATATGATCCAGGAGTTTCACCCTGATGCGGTGATCGCCTTTGGCGGCGGCTCTCCCATCGATGCGGCCAAGGCCATCGTCTTTTTTGCGGCCAAGACATGCGATATGCGCGAGTGCATGTTCATTGCCGTACCCACCACCAGCGGCACGGGCTCCGAGGTGAGCAAGTTCGCGGTGATCACCGACCCTGAAAAAGAGGTCAAGTACCCGTTGGTGGAGGACAGCCTCCTGCCCGACGTGGCCATTCTGGACGCGGAGCTCACCGTCAGTGTGCCCCCCTCTGTTACGGCGGACACCGGCATCGACGTGTTCACGCATGCGGTGGAGGCGCTGGTGTCCACTGCGGCCACCGATTTTTCCGACGCGGCGGCGGAGAAGGCCATCAAACTGGTGCGCAGGCACCTGATGACCGCCTACCACCAGCCAGGGGATATGGCCGCCCGCCAGGGCATGCACAATGCCTCCTGTCTGGCCGGCGTGGCCTTCTCCAATTCCGGATTGGGCCTTAACCACGGCATGGCCCACGCGCTGGGCGCGCG contains:
- a CDS encoding NAD(P)/FAD-dependent oxidoreductase, with translation MYDLIVIGGGPAGLAAAHSAWEEGLSRILVVERDREPGGILNQCIHSGFGLHYFKEELTGPEYAGRFLRMLSETGVELWTDTTVLELTQERRVHMVSPALGYRVEEAGSVILAMGCRERTRGALSIPGTRPAGVLTAGAAQRYVNIEGYLPGRRVVILGSGDIGLIMARRLTLEGAKVLCCVEAMPYSSGLQRNIVQCLQDFNIPLYLSHTITEIRGERRVESVVIAQVDADRSPIPGTERTLSCDTVLLSVGLIPENELTRQAGIELDPRTRGAVVFEDMETSLPGVFACGNVAHVHDLVDHVTAESRKAGAAAARYVLSPFPDETPIWRVTCGEGVGSIAPQRLRPERVEKFCDLFLRPSGVYGPCHLAVCSGGRTVARYRRRRLSPGEMERLVLPRALLEQCCGDLTISVEEDTP
- the glpK gene encoding glycerol kinase GlpK, coding for MTGSYLLALDQGTTSSRAILFDSEQNIVGSAQKEFTQHYPHEGWVEHDPMEIWSSQYAVMMELIAQTGVSPAEIAAIGITNQRETTIIWEKATGRPVYHAIVWQCRRTAPIVDRLLADGLEAHIRRTTGLVPDAYFSATKIAWILDHVEGARARAEKGELLFGTVDTWLLWKLTGGAVHITDYTNASRTMLYDIHRLRWDDDLLEALDIPKAMLPEVRDSSSIYGYTDIAGTKVPIAGIAGDQQAALFGQTCFDMGDAKNTYGTGCFLLMNTGDRPCESRNGLITTIAVGLGGRVQYALEGSVFVGGAVIQWLRDEMRFLTESRDAEYYAQKVPDTGGVYLVPAFTGLGAPYWDMYARGAIVGLTRGTRREHIIRAAQESIAYQVADLVGAMERDTGIPLSGLRADGGASRDHFLMQFQADILRREVRRPMIRETTALGCAYLAGLATGVWRDREEIRGLWKCDVTFTPDLPEARRQALLRDWHRAVGRTRGWAENQPLQK
- a CDS encoding DUF2284 domain-containing protein gives rise to the protein MYRTEVKVAALPVAEWMKRYCFPGRFLDSCKQCPDYGRVWSCPPGVPEAGDYLGAYRMAHIIGVKVLYDDGERARALRSPKEAETVRQETYGVVKKALLEALLAFERVSPGAVTVAAGRCEQCEVCTRLQDLPCRRPERMRYSFSAFGFDLTALAKEQLGMDLLWAGEGLPEYNVAIAAFLTR
- a CDS encoding GNAT family N-acetyltransferase, giving the protein MEIRFVLPSEAAQLARNVVSSFPSKTPDALLRNMESELYQPDEGRYLGCFDDDGTLVGSILMMDFTLNVRGVMMPMGAAAYVSTNFLRKKEHTAMTMLRVLMGYYQKLGTAIGCLHPFMPSFYRKMGYGYCNENILYQPRPSMIRSFGDKSGLSFAGPDDKEDILRFYRAYAERTNGATVHHFMDPHRIFDMPYVVICRRDGRITGYLTFEFVDVDHYTDMYHDLMVREMIYEDAETLKQFMTFFASQVDQIERVRILSPDEYLHVMFKNPDTGENRAHDGCIHEIGRKTMGYMVRIFDIRQYFSVQTHCEVPVSRPFTLALQVRDTFLEHNNGTFLLEVTGGTVTLTETGTPDVTLSTQIADLSSLVMGAIPLREFLAYDRMTLSDPSYAEDIQRAIGWSVKPKNLTYF
- a CDS encoding GNAT family N-acetyltransferase, producing the protein MEHAMNVTIVKADPSRLAECREVFLDSALYDHYFTAEGRLEGMLATAVEKGELWLAVTSRNEVAGVMWMEMTGFFDVFPYLALLGVKKSFRGMGVGHVLLRTFEGVSRAMGYRKASLMVSHFNPRAKALYQSMGYQKVGYVPDAIVPGVHENIMVKDL
- a CDS encoding DUF1667 domain-containing protein, with protein sequence MTELTCILCPKGCRLQVDEKNGYAVTGNQCPRGIEYGKTELTRPIRSVSSTVGITGAAHRRCPVKTDGPIPKSLVFAAVQALNGVTLSAPIQTGQVVLENICGTGRNFIATRDM
- a CDS encoding CYTH domain-containing protein, encoding MGIELEQKYVVDSQRPWQVQAELLSLLNRAGYEVRLLGETPQEDVYYDTPEDDFLLTGGSLRVRRRGERRVLTLKTPVGQTPQTGAFARREEELELSSDALPADFLRERLPELDPDALRPAAQVENLRRTYEVKGPVGCRFELAFDDVIFRDAGTGETARERQVEIERLEGTEADLARLVRETAGRVTALRGVTDSKYQRARKRAGPEGRRGQDKRTPPG
- a CDS encoding NAD(P)/FAD-dependent oxidoreductase; amino-acid sequence: MFDVILIGCGITGAATAYELSKYRLSVAVLERENDVACGATKANSAILHAGYDPEPGSLMARCNVRGAALARELCRKLDVPYRPTGSLVIAFHAGERAALEALYARGLRNGVPGLELLDGSTARALEPSLSPQVIAALHAPTAAICSPWEYCLALAETAVRNGVQVHLSSGVTAIRRVGGGWRLETASGSYEARCVLNAAGLQADRLHDLAAPHAFTLRGVRGQYHLLDKSEGSRVSHVVFPCPGPQGKGVLVAPTVHGNLIVGPNAEPVEGGDTATTSQGLAYVREKALRSIPSICFQEDIRSFAGVRAVAEGGDFLIREAEGAPGFFDLAGICSPGLTAAPAVAEYAVELLGAAGLPLRLKPDFICERKRLRFHTLSPEAKTALVRQRPEYGRVICRCETVTEGEILDALRAPIPPRSLDGLKRRTNTGMGRCQGGFCAPRLVELLSDALGIPATRILQEGAGTWLLAGETKGGPAHV
- a CDS encoding 1-propanol dehydrogenase PduQ; its protein translation is MNSFSVRTKIMEGGGLETLAPKLHKVFIVTDGFMASSGKVSYITEKLDRAGAEYRVFDQVKADPDIGTVTKGVDMIQEFHPDAVIAFGGGSPIDAAKAIVFFAAKTCDMRECMFIAVPTTSGTGSEVSKFAVITDPEKEVKYPLVEDSLLPDVAILDAELTVSVPPSVTADTGIDVFTHAVEALVSTAATDFSDAAAEKAIKLVRRHLMTAYHQPGDMAARQGMHNASCLAGVAFSNSGLGLNHGMAHALGARFHIPHGRANGILLPYVMSFNAGCSESLTPVAKRYAKIARLLGLEATSVRQSALNLIRTARRYVEQLNIPSSIQAAGVDKAEFEAEAEAMAEAALADRCTATNPRPCSKEEILQVFHKAYIGRLP